One Solea senegalensis isolate Sse05_10M linkage group LG3, IFAPA_SoseM_1, whole genome shotgun sequence genomic window carries:
- the nudt5 gene encoding ADP-sugar pyrophosphatase, giving the protein MSNNEEPKVTTTPHIMKEEVMATGKWLKLEKTTYMDPAGNTRTWETVKRTTRQTNTEADGVGIIALLKRTLHRDCVVMVKQFRPPMGCCTLEFPAGLIDDGETAEAAALRELKEETGYKGEVVGVTPVTCLDPGLSNCTTQIVMVNINGDDIENINPTQQLGDGEFVEVIHLPLDEFQMRIDDLMKKEKIVVDAKVYIFAMGMVQAFFKPRELPVLKQ; this is encoded by the exons ATGAGCAATAATGAGGAACCCAAAGTGACCACAACTCCACACATAATGAAAGAAGAG GTCATGGCAACAGGAAAATGGTTGAAACTGGAGAAAACTACATACATGGACCCAGCTGGAAACACCAG AACTTGGGAGACGGTGAAGAGGACCACTAGGCAAACCAACACAGAAGCAGATG GTGTGGGAATCATTGCACTCCTGAAGCGGACGCTCCACAGAGACTGTGTAGTGATGGTGAAGCAGTTTCGTCCTCCTATGGGATGCTGTACTCTGGAGTTTCCTGCAG GGTTGATTGACGATGGTGAAACAGCAGAGGCTGCTGCCTTGAGGGAGCTGAAGGAAGAAACCGGCTACAAAGGCGAAGTAGTAGGAGTCACTCCAG TGACCTGTCTGGACCCCGGGCTGTCTAATTGCACCACCCAAATTGTCATGGTCAACATCAATGGAGATGACATAGAGAATATTAACCCAACACAGCAGCTCG GTGATGGAG AATTTGTCGAAGTCATTCATTTACCTCTTGATGAATTCCAGATGAGAATAGATG ATCTgatgaagaaagagaaaattgTGGTGGATGCTAAAGTTTACATCTTTGCCATGGGCATGGTTCAGGCTTTCTTCAAACCGAGGGAACTCCCTGTCCTGAAACAGTGA
- the LOC122766257 gene encoding FYVE, RhoGEF and PH domain-containing protein 4-like → MFDLKKRNSLTLNSSREPEEFRRVAVRRKVKGAEVDCVSQTASSGVCGTYSCGYTCDKVCGSEPRCAEDKNKTKSPAKRSPLKPQVPPKPTYSPTTGPHHVNVDQSPNRCYGLSVSCVSPVQDYLNSPSPVRGGGSSVLNGVFATHISPARQAQGFPRLASSPVLGSPSPGKRGIHSCSPFKEGGHSPARLSPRNLSPLAGKLRTPSPVQKKMGSYNLGKNSKSLLGLHRIPSGKTHGQEKMTGKSLSVPDLIIYLDESRCSTEKVERSPLKPLQSSNSRGPAITIKAPTNQRLNHSTAEDHLSSNGKGFSQGQTNGIVQSKEWPVVNGKSVIDKVERGILPMECGAKFSCQCSRAAMEDERIHKDPIGEQNEEDKKREMEPNSEENTEQKLYKIARELLHTERAYVARLYLLDQVFCSRLTEEAGRGSFPAEVIRNIFSNISSIYSFHSQFLLPDLETCIKHWCERPGLGHVLLQHAPFLRMYADYVRNFDQAMELVRTWTERSSTFRNVIQEIQSQEACGSLTLQHHMLEPVQRVPRYEMLLRDYLKKLPKENPDYELAHKSLETISMAATHSNSAIHKAENRKRLLEIYEMVGEEEVVNPTNEFLREGRLLKLAARNASAMERHLFLFNNFLLCCTPKFCLVGQRLTVRCRIGVECMQVQQTNNEDHLYTFQVSGKEKTLELQASSEQDRDEWIKVIQEAVDLFQKKNETFKLASKEVNVEELEPAEELGRRAPRWIRDNEVTVCMKCQEPFNALTRRRHHCRACGCVVCWKCSDNKVALEYDGNKLNKVCKACYSILTGQRGDKAESEASPVTDIVVSGFLHYGDKPKTWQQMWCVITKAEPPVLFLYNVPQDAKHLFSIPLVGCSVEDSCQELHGQPCFRLGQSKTTHMFTCDSLDLKQRWLAALKVAVTGRMPACSLTASQITTNDSRCGVNGSVSNGSVSICADLIYNGNKETTTAD, encoded by the exons ATGTTTGACCTGAAGAAGAGGAACAGCCTGACTCTGAACAGCAGTAGAGAGCCGGAGGAGTTCAGACGAGTGGCAGTCAGACGGAAGGTCAAAGGTGCTGAGGTGGACTGTGTCTCACAGACAG CGAGCAGTGGAGTGTGTGGCACATACAGCTGTGGCTACACTTGTGACAAAGTCTGTGGATCAGAACCAAGGTGTGCAGAAGACAAGAACAAAACTAAAAGTCCAGCTAAAAGATCTCCCTTAAAACCACAAG TACCTCCTAAACCCACCTACAGTCCCACTACAGGACCCCATCACGTTAATGTCGACCAGAGTCCTAACAGATGTTATGGactttctgtttcctgtgtcagTCCAGTACAGGACTACTTGAACTCCCCCAGTCCAGTTCGAGGTGGAGGGAGCTCTGTTTTGAATGGAGTTTTTGCGACACATATCAGCCCTGCCAGACAAGCTCAGGGGTTTCCAAGACTTGCAAGCAGTCCAGTTTTAGGATCTCCGAGCCCAGGCAAAAGAGGCATTCACAGCTGTAGCCCATTTAAGGAGGGAGGACACAGCCCAGCAAGGTTATCCCCAAGGAACCTTAGTCCTCTCGCAGGAAAACTGCGGACCCCCAGTCCTGTTCAGAAGAAAATGGGGAGCTACAACCTTGGCAAGAACTCCAAATCCTTGCTGGGACTGCACAGAATTCCAAGTGGCAAGACGCATGGACAAGAGAAGATGACAGGAAAATCTTTGAGTGTGCCTGACTTGATTATTTACTTGGATGAGAGCAG ATGTTCCACTGAAAAAGTTGAACGTTCTCCACTAAAACCGCTGCAATCATCCAACAGCAGGGGGCCTGCCATCACCATTAAAGCACCAACCAACCAAAGGCtcaatcacagcacagctgaAGACCACCTATCAAGCAATGGCAAAGGATTTTCTCAAGGACAAACTAATGGCATAGTGCAGAGCAAAGAGTGGCCAGTAGTAAATGGGAAGAGCGTGATTGACAAAGTGGAACGAGGCATATTACCAATGGAATGTGGTGCCAAGTTTTCCTGCCAGTGCAGCAGGGCTGCTATGGAAGATGAGAGGATTCACAAGGATCCTATAGGTGAACAAAATGAGGAGGACAAGAAGAGGGAAATGGAGCCAAACTCTGAAgagaacacagagcagaaaTTGTACAAGATAGCCAGGGAACTCCTGCACACAGAAAGAGCTTATGTAGCTCGCCTCTATCTGCTAGACCAG GTGTTCTGCTCGCGTTTAACAGAGGAGGCAGGTCGAGGCTCATTTCCTGCTGAGGTGATACGAAATATTTTCTCCAACATTTCCTCCATCTACTCGTTTCACAGCCAGTTCCTGCTGCCTGACCTGGAAACCTGCATCAAGCACTG GTGTGAGAGACCAGGCCTGGGTCACGTTCTGCTGCAGCACGCACCGTTCCTGAGGATGTACGCGGACTATGTCAGGAACTTTGACCAGGCCATGGAGCTGGTGAGGACATGGACGGAGCGCTCCTCTACCTTCCGAAACGTCATCCAGGAAATACAG AGTCAGGAGGCGTGCGGCAGCTTGACCTTACAACACCACATGCTGGAGCCGGTCCAGAGGGTTCCACGTTACGAAATGCTGTTGAGGGATTATCTGAAGAAACTGCCTAAGGAAAACCCAGATTATGAGCTTGCTCACA AGTCTTTGGAGACCATTTCCATGGCAGCCACACACTCAAACAGCGCCATCCACAAAGCT GAGAACAGGAAGCGGCTGCTGGAAATCTATGAGATGGTtggagaggaggaagtggtCAATCCAACCAATGAGTTCCTCAGGGAAGGTCGTCTGCTCAAGCTTGCTGCCAGGAACGCATCTGCCATGGAGAGACACCTGTTCCTG TTCAACAACTTCCTGCTGTGCTGCACTCCGAAGTTCTGCCTAGTTGGGCAACGTTTGACTGTTCGTTGTAGGATTGGAGTGGAATGTATGCAAGTGCAGCAGACCAACAATGAAGACCACCTATATACATTTCAGGTCTCAGGAAAGGAGAAGACTCTTGAGCTGCAGGccag ctctgaACAAGACCGAGACGAGTGGATTAAG GTGATTCAAGAAGCTGTTGATTTGtttcagaagaaaaatgaaacctTTAAATTGGCTTCCAAGGAGGTGAATGTGGAAGAATTGGAAcca GCTGAGGAACTCGGTCGTCGAGCCCCGCGCTGGATCAGAGACAACGAGGTGACCGTGTGTATGAAATGTCAGGAGCCTTTTAACGCGCTCACAAGAAGACGACATCACTGCCGTGCCTGTGGCTGC GTGGTGTGTTGGAAGTGTTCAGACAACAAAGTGGCTCTGGAGTATGATGGTAACAAGCTGAACAAAGTGTGTAAAGCCTGTTACTCCATCCTGACTGGTCAGAGGGGCGACAAGGCGGAG TCTGAAGCATCTCCAGTGACTGACATTGTAGTGAGTGGTTTCCTACATTATGGTGACAAACCCAAGACCTGGCAGCAAATGTGGTGTGTTATTACAAAGGCTGAGCCTCCAGTTCTTTTCCTGTACAATGTCCCGCAG GATGCGAAGCACCTGTTCAGCATACCTCTGGTGGGCTGCAGTGTGGAGGATTCCTGTCAGGAGCTGCATGGTCAGCCGTGTTTCAGGTTAGGTCAGTCTAAAACCACCCACATGTTCACCTGCGACAGTCTGGACCTGAAACAGCGATGGCTGGCTGCTCTGAAAGTTGCTGTAACAGGCAGGATGCCAGCATGCTCACTGACTGCTTCTCAAATCACCACCAATGACTCTAGATGTGGTGTTAATGGTAGCGTCAGTAATGGAAGTGTCTCCATCTGTGCGGATCTAATCTACAATGGCAACAAGGAAACCACTACTGCAGATTGA